Proteins found in one Paenibacillus sp. FSL R10-2782 genomic segment:
- a CDS encoding TetR/AcrR family transcriptional regulator produces the protein MQTSDRIIEAATRLIKKKGYRGVSTKAIATEAKVNESTIFRQFGSKQGILEAIIERHSDIPQFEKLLKEDATDNPEVDLLNVSQQYRLFFHKNADIILIGIRDKGMLPELDRVLADPPVKLHSLLVEYFERLQKKKVIARQDERLAAMSFLSMCYGFQMSELIHRQYQSQLVTEEEFYKHSVSLFVKGILSQS, from the coding sequence ATGCAAACATCAGACAGAATCATTGAAGCCGCGACACGGCTCATCAAAAAGAAGGGCTATCGGGGAGTAAGCACCAAAGCCATTGCAACGGAAGCTAAAGTCAATGAATCTACGATTTTCCGGCAATTTGGAAGCAAGCAAGGCATATTGGAAGCCATCATTGAAAGACATTCAGATATCCCGCAATTTGAGAAGCTGTTAAAAGAGGACGCGACCGATAATCCGGAAGTCGATCTGCTGAATGTAAGTCAGCAGTACCGTTTGTTTTTCCATAAAAATGCGGACATCATTTTGATTGGTATCCGCGACAAAGGAATGCTACCCGAATTGGACAGAGTGCTGGCCGATCCGCCGGTGAAGCTGCACTCCTTGCTGGTTGAATATTTTGAACGCCTGCAGAAGAAAAAAGTTATAGCCAGACAGGATGAGCGTCTTGCCGCCATGTCTTTTCTCTCGATGTGCTACGGATTTCAGATGAGCGAGCTAATTCACCGGCAATATCAGTCCCAACTCGTCACCGAGGAAGAGTTCTACAAGCACAGTGTCTCATTGTTTGTTAAAGGAATTTTGTCTCAGTCATAA
- a CDS encoding antibiotic biosynthesis monooxygenase — MSNNKENVILYIRFKIKSEKKEGFKELLSANMRAMEHEPAFVSAVLSDDIDNSNEVTLFEIWKGTKESWLKEELPKPYRKTFACLALCPSSYAQRQAVDALPVSRCIGPRGHGRVYVYP, encoded by the coding sequence ATGAGTAATAATAAAGAAAACGTAATACTCTATATAAGATTTAAAATTAAAAGTGAAAAAAAGGAAGGATTCAAAGAACTATTATCTGCTAATATGAGAGCGATGGAACATGAACCAGCTTTTGTAAGTGCCGTTCTTTCAGATGATATTGATAATTCAAATGAGGTTACTCTTTTTGAAATCTGGAAAGGAACAAAGGAAAGTTGGCTAAAAGAAGAACTTCCTAAACCTTATAGAAAAACATTTGCCTGCCTTGCCCTTTGTCCCTCAAGCTATGCGCAGCGTCAAGCTGTTGACGCTCTTCCTGTCTCCCGATGTATTGGACCACGAGGACATGGAAGGGTATATGTGTATCCGTGA
- a CDS encoding YwiC-like family protein — protein sequence MDDESINRNNKYKKDCEKRIKILKGMSRYIPNQHGAWAMLILPFLFGLAASQGELIHIPLFVCWFFIYLFSFPVLQWIKTGNSERYRKPAVVYGVILLPFLISLVWFEPALIWYGVLLLLFFMANIYFAKTKNERALLNDIIAILLFCSFIYPVIYMGEGNNWRVATELFLLLVSYFIGTALYVKTIIRERKNIRYYYASIIYHVVIMLFSAWLKFPLFVPFFILLIRAIWLPKLGLQAKEVGMAEIGFSMMLYVCVLFLYF from the coding sequence ATGGATGATGAGTCGATTAACCGAAATAACAAATATAAAAAAGATTGTGAAAAAAGGATCAAGATTTTGAAGGGGATGAGCAGATACATACCCAATCAACATGGGGCTTGGGCAATGCTCATTCTTCCATTTTTATTCGGTTTAGCGGCTTCTCAAGGGGAGCTTATTCATATACCACTATTTGTGTGCTGGTTTTTTATCTACTTATTCAGTTTTCCTGTTCTCCAATGGATCAAAACAGGCAACAGTGAAAGATACCGTAAACCCGCCGTTGTATACGGAGTGATATTACTTCCTTTTTTAATTTCTCTTGTATGGTTTGAGCCTGCGTTGATCTGGTATGGAGTTCTGCTACTGCTTTTTTTTATGGCTAATATTTATTTTGCAAAAACGAAAAATGAACGTGCTTTACTAAATGACATTATTGCGATTCTACTGTTTTGTTCTTTTATATATCCCGTTATTTATATGGGGGAAGGAAACAATTGGAGAGTAGCAACAGAGCTATTCTTGCTTTTGGTGTCCTACTTTATTGGAACCGCTTTGTATGTCAAAACGATCATTCGTGAACGAAAAAATATACGTTATTATTATGCTTCCATCATATATCATGTGGTGATTATGTTGTTTTCCGCTTGGTTAAAGTTCCCCCTGTTTGTTCCTTTTTTTATTTTGTTGATACGAGCCATATGGCTTCCTAAACTCGGATTACAGGCAAAAGAAGTTGGCATGGCGGAAATTGGATTTTCAATGATGCTCTATGTATGTGTGCTGTTTTTATACTTCTAA
- a CDS encoding nitrate reductase subunit alpha has translation MKKKYNLNFFKPIESYSGNWSILEEKNREWENVYRQRWSHDKVVRTTHGVNCTGSCSWKVFVKNGIITWENQQIDYPSCGVDMPEFEPRGCPRGATFSWYEYSPLRVKYPYMRGKLLRLWLAAIKEHTNPVDAWASIVEDPEKAKLYKSARGKGGHVRVGWDDVLRLISAQLIYTIRKYGPDRIAGFTPIPAMSMISYASGARFISLLGGQMLSFYDWYADLPPASPQIWGEQTDVPESSDWYNAGYLIMWGSNVPLTRTPDAHFMTEVRYKGTKVVSVAPDLAENVKFADNWLAPNPGTDAAVAQAMTHVILDEFYKERQEPMFINYAKQYTDMPFMILLDPHEGAWKGGRFLRASDLGDVSQHADWKPVIYDEVAGEMLVPNGTMGQRWEQDKKWNLILEREDGTRVEPALTVEGHGEQWEEVVFPYFDNAGNGTFKRVIPAKKVRLADGSERYVATVYDLMMSQYGVARSDSPHNAKDYYDAASHYTPAWQEKITGVKASVVVQIAREFAQNAIDTKGRSMIIMGAGINHWFNSDTIYRSILNLVMLTASQGVNGGGWAHYVGQEKLRPIEGWSTVAFAKDWQGSARLQNATSFFYFATEQWRYEESGTDTLKSPTGGDVSYRHPADYNVLAARLGWLPSYPQFNKNSLLFAEEAAQLGKKSNEDIINHSVEEIKSRKTRFAVEDPGAAENFPRSLFVWRSNLISSSAKGQEYFMKHLLGASDALLARPNEEQKPEEIVWREDVEGKLDLMVALDFRMTTTPLYADIVLPAATWYEKTDLSSTDMHPFVHPFNPAVNPLWESRADWDIYRQLSEVFSDMAKEYLPGIYKDLVTAPLSHDSMGEISQPMGLVKDWTKGEIEATPGKTMPNFSIIERDYTKIHDKYISLGPNLTTGKTGAHGVSFSVADEYEELKRLNGVYYDDSIKDGLPKIQTARQVANTILHLSSATNGQVSQKAYEQAEELHGVELKDISADRAAEKITFQSITVQPREVIPTPVFTGSNKKGRRYSPFTTNIERLVPFRTLTGRQHFYIDHEIFQQFGESLPIYKPTLPPMVFGPRDREIKGGQDSLVLRYLTPHGKWNIHSTYQDNQHMLTLFRGGPTVWINNEDAEAHGLADNDWVEVYNRNGVVTARTVVSHRMPRGTMFMYHAQDKHIQVPGSEITDTRGGSHNAPTRIHLKPTQMVGGYAQLSYGFNYYGPIGNQRDVYVAVRKMKEVNWLED, from the coding sequence ATGAAAAAAAAATACAACCTCAACTTTTTTAAACCGATCGAAAGCTATTCCGGAAATTGGTCAATCCTTGAGGAAAAAAATAGAGAATGGGAAAACGTGTACCGTCAGCGTTGGTCTCACGACAAAGTGGTTCGGACGACGCACGGAGTCAACTGTACTGGCTCCTGTAGCTGGAAGGTTTTTGTTAAAAACGGCATCATCACCTGGGAGAATCAGCAAATTGATTATCCTTCCTGCGGCGTTGACATGCCGGAATTTGAGCCGCGCGGATGCCCGCGTGGCGCTACATTTTCCTGGTATGAATACAGTCCATTACGCGTGAAATACCCTTATATGCGCGGTAAGTTATTGCGGCTTTGGTTAGCCGCCATTAAGGAGCATACGAATCCAGTAGACGCATGGGCAAGCATCGTAGAAGACCCTGAGAAAGCCAAGCTCTACAAATCGGCTCGCGGAAAAGGTGGACATGTCCGTGTCGGCTGGGATGATGTCCTGCGTCTGATCTCGGCGCAACTCATCTATACCATTCGTAAGTATGGTCCCGACCGCATCGCGGGCTTTACGCCAATCCCGGCGATGTCAATGATAAGCTACGCTTCGGGAGCCCGGTTCATTTCGCTGCTCGGTGGGCAGATGTTGAGTTTTTATGACTGGTATGCCGACCTTCCGCCTGCATCTCCTCAAATTTGGGGTGAGCAGACGGACGTGCCGGAATCTTCTGACTGGTACAACGCGGGTTACCTGATCATGTGGGGATCAAACGTACCGCTTACCCGGACGCCGGACGCTCATTTTATGACGGAGGTACGTTATAAGGGGACAAAGGTCGTATCGGTGGCTCCCGACTTGGCGGAGAATGTGAAGTTCGCTGACAATTGGCTTGCACCGAATCCGGGTACAGATGCTGCCGTGGCTCAGGCTATGACACATGTCATTCTGGATGAGTTCTACAAAGAACGCCAAGAACCAATGTTCATTAACTATGCCAAACAATATACGGATATGCCGTTCATGATTCTGCTTGATCCACACGAAGGAGCCTGGAAAGGTGGGCGTTTTCTACGGGCGAGTGACCTTGGGGATGTTTCGCAGCATGCGGACTGGAAGCCGGTCATATATGACGAAGTGGCAGGGGAAATGCTGGTCCCGAACGGTACGATGGGACAGCGTTGGGAACAGGATAAGAAATGGAACCTGATCCTGGAACGTGAAGACGGAACAAGGGTAGAGCCTGCGCTCACTGTGGAAGGTCATGGCGAGCAATGGGAAGAAGTCGTATTCCCTTATTTTGATAACGCTGGTAATGGAACGTTCAAACGTGTAATTCCGGCCAAAAAAGTGCGCCTGGCAGATGGTTCGGAGCGTTACGTTGCAACCGTGTACGATCTGATGATGAGCCAGTACGGTGTCGCGCGCAGTGACAGCCCTCATAACGCCAAAGATTATTACGATGCAGCTTCGCATTATACCCCTGCCTGGCAGGAGAAGATCACAGGCGTGAAGGCATCTGTTGTGGTGCAGATTGCTCGGGAGTTTGCTCAAAATGCTATCGATACTAAAGGGCGCTCCATGATTATTATGGGTGCGGGTATCAATCACTGGTTCAATAGTGACACGATCTATCGGTCTATCTTGAACCTGGTCATGTTGACTGCTTCCCAAGGCGTAAACGGTGGAGGCTGGGCGCATTATGTTGGTCAAGAAAAGCTCCGCCCAATCGAAGGCTGGTCAACGGTTGCCTTTGCAAAAGACTGGCAAGGGTCGGCTAGACTGCAAAATGCTACATCATTTTTCTATTTTGCAACGGAGCAGTGGCGTTATGAAGAAAGTGGCACAGACACCTTGAAGTCACCGACTGGTGGGGATGTCAGTTACCGGCACCCAGCAGACTACAACGTGCTCGCAGCGCGTCTGGGTTGGCTACCTTCTTATCCACAGTTTAATAAAAACAGTCTGCTGTTCGCCGAAGAGGCGGCGCAATTAGGCAAGAAGTCCAACGAGGACATAATCAATCACTCTGTGGAAGAGATCAAATCACGTAAGACACGCTTCGCCGTGGAAGATCCTGGGGCAGCTGAGAACTTCCCGCGTTCGCTCTTTGTTTGGCGGTCAAACCTGATTTCCAGTTCGGCGAAGGGACAAGAGTATTTCATGAAACATTTACTCGGAGCATCCGACGCCCTGCTTGCTCGGCCGAACGAGGAACAGAAACCCGAGGAAATCGTCTGGCGGGAAGATGTGGAAGGAAAGCTTGATCTGATGGTTGCACTTGATTTCCGGATGACAACAACCCCATTGTACGCGGACATCGTACTTCCGGCGGCAACCTGGTACGAAAAAACAGACTTGTCGTCAACAGACATGCATCCTTTCGTACATCCGTTTAACCCGGCGGTTAATCCACTGTGGGAATCCCGCGCAGACTGGGATATTTACCGCCAGCTTTCCGAGGTCTTTTCCGATATGGCGAAAGAGTACCTACCGGGAATATATAAAGACCTTGTGACCGCGCCGCTCTCACACGACAGTATGGGCGAGATTTCGCAGCCGATGGGTCTTGTAAAGGACTGGACGAAGGGCGAAATTGAAGCGACTCCGGGTAAAACCATGCCGAATTTCAGCATTATCGAACGCGACTATACTAAAATTCACGATAAATATATATCACTCGGTCCGAATTTGACTACCGGGAAAACAGGTGCGCATGGCGTCAGCTTCTCCGTAGCGGACGAATATGAGGAATTGAAAAGGCTGAACGGAGTTTATTACGATGATTCCATTAAAGATGGTTTGCCTAAAATCCAGACAGCTCGTCAAGTGGCCAATACTATTCTTCACCTTTCATCTGCGACCAATGGACAGGTCTCGCAAAAGGCTTATGAGCAGGCAGAAGAGCTTCACGGTGTTGAACTCAAAGACATCTCGGCCGACCGGGCAGCGGAAAAGATCACTTTCCAAAGTATCACGGTACAGCCGCGTGAGGTTATACCGACACCGGTATTCACTGGATCGAACAAGAAAGGACGTCGCTATTCACCATTTACAACGAATATTGAACGCCTTGTTCCGTTTCGTACGTTGACAGGAAGACAGCATTTCTATATTGATCATGAGATTTTCCAACAGTTTGGGGAATCATTGCCGATCTACAAACCGACTCTGCCGCCGATGGTGTTCGGCCCGCGCGATCGGGAAATAAAAGGCGGACAAGATTCACTCGTGCTTCGTTATCTGACTCCGCATGGTAAATGGAATATTCACTCCACCTACCAGGATAACCAGCACATGCTTACACTGTTTCGCGGAGGTCCTACCGTGTGGATCAACAACGAAGACGCAGAGGCGCACGGTCTTGCCGACAATGACTGGGTAGAGGTATACAACCGTAATGGCGTCGTAACCGCCCGGACCGTTGTCAGCCACCGGATGCCAAGAGGAACGATGTTCATGTACCATGCTCAGGATAAGCACATTCAAGTGCCAGGCTCCGAAATCACGGATACACGCGGCGGTAGTCATAACGCACCAACAAGAATTCATCTCAAACCAACCCAGATGGTCGGTGGATATGCTCAGCTTAGTTATGGATTCAACTATTATGGCCCGATCGGCAACCAGCGTGATGTGTACGTTGCGGTACGTAAAATGAAGGAGGTTAACTGGCTTGAAGATTAA
- a CDS encoding TIGR04053 family radical SAM/SPASM domain-containing protein: MISLKTPRDYHIDPFIVIWEVTRACALKCLHCRAEAQYKPDPRQLTLEEGKKLMDQIAEMNHPLVVFTGGDPLMRPDLFELAQYAIEEKKLSVSMTPSATPKVTRAAVEKAKKVGLSRWAFSLDGSCADIHDHFRGTPGSYDTTMRGIGYLKELDIPIQVNTTVSRYNLHDLEQIAERVKEMQAVLWSLFFLVPTGRGMEKDMITPDEHEAVMKWLYHIQQQMPYGVKATEAPHYRRVVLQEKHRAGKSGEVDKQKRADVLGRAPKGVNDGDGFLFISHIGEVYPSGFLPLSCGNVRKDNLVDIYRSSPIMTSLRNKSLLKGKCGVCEFKTVCGGSRARAFAITGDYLESDPYCAYVPGIGEETCFHE, translated from the coding sequence ATGATATCTTTGAAAACGCCGCGAGATTATCATATTGACCCGTTTATAGTCATCTGGGAGGTGACACGAGCTTGTGCTTTAAAATGCCTTCACTGTAGAGCGGAAGCTCAGTACAAACCTGACCCTCGCCAACTGACATTAGAAGAGGGTAAAAAACTGATGGATCAAATCGCTGAAATGAATCATCCGCTTGTTGTATTCACAGGCGGAGATCCTTTAATGCGTCCTGATCTATTTGAATTGGCTCAATATGCAATTGAAGAGAAAAAGCTGTCGGTTTCAATGACCCCCAGTGCCACCCCTAAAGTGACACGAGCAGCGGTAGAAAAAGCAAAGAAAGTTGGGTTATCACGGTGGGCTTTTAGTCTTGACGGTTCATGCGCAGACATTCACGATCATTTTCGGGGTACTCCGGGTTCTTACGATACGACCATGCGAGGAATTGGTTATTTGAAGGAACTGGACATCCCTATTCAAGTGAACACTACGGTGTCCCGGTACAATCTTCATGATCTGGAGCAAATTGCAGAAAGGGTAAAGGAAATGCAGGCTGTGCTATGGAGCTTATTTTTCCTTGTTCCAACCGGGCGTGGCATGGAGAAAGATATGATTACTCCTGATGAGCATGAAGCCGTAATGAAGTGGCTGTATCACATACAGCAACAGATGCCGTACGGCGTAAAGGCTACAGAAGCTCCCCACTACCGAAGGGTTGTACTACAGGAAAAGCACAGAGCAGGTAAGAGTGGTGAGGTGGATAAACAAAAGAGGGCAGATGTTTTAGGACGTGCGCCTAAAGGAGTAAACGATGGGGATGGATTTCTTTTTATCAGTCATATTGGCGAAGTGTACCCAAGCGGTTTTCTGCCTCTTTCATGTGGAAATGTACGAAAGGACAACCTGGTTGATATCTATCGCAGCTCTCCAATCATGACCAGTCTTAGAAATAAGTCTCTACTTAAAGGTAAATGCGGCGTCTGTGAATTCAAGACAGTCTGTGGGGGCTCCAGAGCAAGGGCTTTTGCAATAACAGGAGACTATTTGGAAAGTGATCCTTATTGTGCGTATGTACCTGGGATTGGGGAGGAAACGTGTTTTCATGAATAA
- the ric gene encoding iron-sulfur cluster repair di-iron protein, whose protein sequence is MSQLTEETWVADIVKEVPKTGDLFRKLRIDFCCGGKISLREAAANRGLHAGELLAQVHEVEKSQAQQKQMRPSSLEPKELIAYIQEEYHTKPSEELSALTPYVTKLTRVHGERYPHLKRVNELFTLLKQELSEHIQNEENLVFPMIQAFLQESTVERADALNPYLSKLQDEHQAVVELLKELRLITNGFEPLQEACGTHRLVLKRFENLEADIFNHILLENCTLVERTRQAQQ, encoded by the coding sequence ATGAGCCAGTTAACGGAAGAAACATGGGTAGCGGACATTGTGAAAGAAGTACCAAAAACAGGAGATTTGTTCCGTAAACTGCGGATTGACTTCTGCTGTGGTGGGAAAATATCGCTCCGTGAAGCAGCTGCCAATCGAGGTCTCCACGCTGGTGAACTGCTGGCGCAGGTGCATGAAGTGGAGAAAAGTCAGGCACAGCAAAAGCAAATGCGACCTTCTTCACTCGAACCAAAAGAACTAATCGCCTATATCCAGGAAGAGTATCATACAAAGCCTAGCGAAGAACTATCGGCGCTCACGCCGTATGTAACCAAACTAACGCGGGTTCACGGCGAACGTTATCCGCATCTAAAGCGAGTTAATGAACTGTTCACCTTGCTTAAACAGGAATTATCGGAACATATTCAAAATGAGGAAAACCTTGTGTTTCCGATGATTCAAGCGTTTTTACAGGAATCGACAGTTGAGCGGGCAGACGCACTAAATCCGTATTTATCCAAGTTGCAAGATGAACATCAAGCAGTGGTGGAATTACTGAAGGAACTGCGCTTGATCACAAACGGTTTTGAGCCGCTGCAGGAGGCTTGTGGTACGCACCGGCTCGTATTGAAGCGGTTCGAAAATCTGGAAGCGGACATTTTTAATCATATTCTTCTTGAAAATTGTACACTAGTCGAACGTACGAGACAGGCACAGCAATAA
- a CDS encoding fumarylacetoacetate hydrolase family protein — protein MKLVTFQTKTSQEPLFGLVINEKFVVSFAAIMKKQGTFIDSLESIDSYLHYLPTSYDAAKELMQYAVEQSHQFNENEICPIAAVKLLPPVPNPAALIDFGLTPRHLRNAGVNLLQREYTGPEREELKRKIAEKFQKDPNKVTFSYYKCNHNALIGDGDTIHWPSYSSYLDIEPELAFVTGKGNCIAGYVIFNDSTVRDVQWPDFQALIGPTRCKDFDRSKGIGPFLVTPDEIDNPLALDVDVRIGERLHWKGSTSEYSAHPAKVMEEVLKVFTPLPGTIIGMGTIPDCCAIETEQWLLPSDRIQITFDKLGTLMQLVPDHVKITEPSRWEKRSDLP, from the coding sequence ATGAAGCTAGTAACCTTTCAAACCAAGACATCCCAGGAACCTTTGTTTGGGCTTGTAATTAACGAGAAATTTGTCGTGTCTTTTGCCGCAATCATGAAAAAGCAGGGAACATTCATTGACAGTCTTGAAAGTATAGACAGCTATCTTCATTATTTGCCGACAAGTTATGATGCCGCTAAGGAATTGATGCAATATGCTGTCGAACAGTCGCATCAATTCAATGAAAATGAAATCTGCCCGATTGCAGCGGTAAAACTGCTGCCGCCGGTTCCGAATCCGGCTGCGCTTATCGATTTCGGGCTGACGCCAAGACATCTGAGAAATGCTGGCGTAAATCTGTTGCAAAGAGAATATACAGGGCCGGAAAGAGAAGAGCTTAAACGAAAAATTGCTGAAAAATTCCAGAAAGATCCGAATAAAGTAACTTTCAGTTATTACAAGTGTAACCATAATGCATTAATTGGCGATGGGGATACGATTCATTGGCCTTCGTACTCTTCCTACCTGGATATCGAGCCGGAGCTGGCCTTTGTTACAGGGAAGGGGAACTGCATTGCAGGTTATGTTATTTTTAACGACAGTACTGTCCGCGATGTGCAGTGGCCGGATTTCCAGGCGCTGATCGGACCGACGCGCTGCAAAGATTTTGATCGCAGCAAAGGAATAGGACCATTTCTGGTTACGCCGGATGAAATCGACAACCCGCTGGCACTGGATGTGGATGTACGCATCGGGGAGAGACTGCACTGGAAGGGAAGCACATCCGAGTATTCTGCACACCCTGCAAAAGTGATGGAGGAGGTTCTCAAAGTTTTCACGCCGCTCCCGGGCACGATTATAGGAATGGGGACGATACCGGATTGCTGCGCAATCGAGACCGAACAATGGCTGTTGCCCTCTGACCGAATCCAGATTACATTTGATAAATTAGGCACGCTCATGCAATTGGTGCCTGATCATGTCAAGATTACGGAACCAAGCCGCTGGGAAAAAAGAAGCGATTTGCCTTAA
- the hemG gene encoding protoporphyrinogen oxidase, producing MNKNAKRVVILGGGISGLSAAFYVKKLAEDRQLEVEITLVEKSDRLGGKLQTVRQNDFMIEKGPDAFLARKTAILDLTMELGLEAELVSTNPKAKSACILHKGKLHTMPMGFILGIPTKLTPFIRTGLISPLGKARAALDLIIPAKKGDADESLGDFIKRRLGKEVLEQITEPLLSGIYAGDTHSLSLMSTFPQFKQMEQKHGSLIKGMSKGAGRKSAVQKKLPDIAKKSMFLSYRSGLSTIVERLKERLDTVRFVMGQGVVEVRKESGYQVILEHGQKIDADAVICAVPAFEAAKLFSGVASASWLNKINYVSVANIALAYKNTDLNLAFEGTGFLVPRKEGKMITACTCSSTKWSHTAPEGYTLLRTYIGHAGAQEWVQMTDDELVVAARKDLKDLMGLEAEPELTEVSRCNQSMPQYPIGHKEHMARVRHDFSQHLPNVFLCGAGYGGVGIPDCIAQGKEAAEQLLSDFL from the coding sequence ATGAATAAAAATGCGAAAAGAGTTGTCATTCTGGGTGGAGGAATAAGCGGTTTAAGTGCTGCCTTTTATGTGAAAAAGCTGGCTGAGGATAGACAGCTTGAGGTGGAGATTACACTGGTGGAGAAAAGCGACCGTCTGGGAGGAAAGTTGCAAACCGTTCGCCAAAACGATTTTATGATCGAAAAAGGACCGGATGCTTTCTTGGCCAGAAAGACGGCTATATTGGATCTGACCATGGAGTTGGGACTGGAAGCAGAGCTGGTGTCGACAAACCCAAAGGCCAAATCTGCCTGTATTTTGCATAAGGGCAAGCTTCACACGATGCCGATGGGCTTCATTCTGGGCATTCCAACGAAGCTCACCCCTTTCATTCGGACGGGACTTATCTCTCCGCTGGGGAAAGCACGGGCAGCCTTGGATTTAATCATCCCGGCGAAGAAAGGTGATGCGGACGAATCTCTAGGTGATTTTATCAAGAGGCGCCTCGGCAAAGAAGTTCTGGAGCAGATTACAGAACCTCTACTGTCTGGAATTTACGCTGGCGATACACATTCTCTTAGCCTGATGTCAACCTTCCCTCAATTTAAGCAGATGGAACAAAAGCATGGAAGTCTGATTAAAGGTATGTCTAAAGGGGCGGGAAGAAAGTCGGCTGTACAAAAAAAACTGCCGGATATCGCTAAGAAAAGTATGTTTCTTTCTTATCGGTCAGGATTATCTACAATCGTGGAGCGGCTAAAGGAAAGACTGGATACCGTACGTTTTGTTATGGGACAAGGTGTAGTTGAAGTAAGGAAAGAAAGCGGTTATCAGGTCATTTTAGAACATGGACAAAAAATAGATGCTGATGCAGTGATCTGCGCTGTTCCAGCCTTTGAGGCGGCTAAATTATTCTCCGGTGTTGCAAGCGCTAGCTGGTTAAACAAGATTAACTATGTTTCTGTAGCCAATATTGCCCTTGCTTATAAAAATACAGATCTTAATCTTGCTTTTGAGGGAACAGGATTTCTGGTACCACGCAAAGAAGGCAAAATGATTACGGCATGTACATGTTCTTCGACAAAGTGGAGCCATACTGCTCCTGAAGGATATACCCTCTTACGAACCTATATCGGACATGCAGGTGCACAGGAGTGGGTTCAGATGACAGACGATGAACTTGTGGTTGCGGCGCGCAAAGACCTGAAAGATTTAATGGGGCTCGAAGCTGAACCAGAACTGACCGAAGTCAGTCGGTGTAATCAATCGATGCCGCAATATCCGATTGGACACAAAGAGCATATGGCGAGGGTGAGACATGACTTTTCACAGCACTTACCGAATGTATTTCTATGCGGTGCTGGTTATGGAGGCGTTGGAATTCCGGATTGTATCGCTCAAGGCAAAGAAGCGGCTGAACAGTTGCTTTCAGATTTTTTATAA
- a CDS encoding MBL fold metallo-hydrolase, whose protein sequence is MKYGRIIQKPRVKFFEVADGVFAGISPYRGISWANAGFINKGEGLVYDTFFDLFHAREMRKAFMEVSNGGSPAYVVNSHYNSDHAWGNKVFEDACIIMHKEASRERLTENIAWMDSVIRRGKNSPESTSGERFFAAEFEGFDLEGVEWVLPNIEIKDDINIRLGDTEVMIYNVAPAHSDSDLLLWMPKEKVLFAGDVVFNGCTAYSEEGTLNWVKVLDRIIDEIKPEIVVPGHGAICGLDFVKEQRDYLLNLISEFNKHYNGEIDSLSLTKQIDISRFLHWIQPERLYVTVDILLKSKRGLPPLPIWNEVPAKLEDMKAFLTGKYGNQIKPWDPMSVWQE, encoded by the coding sequence ATGAAGTATGGACGTATTATACAAAAGCCTCGCGTTAAATTTTTTGAAGTCGCAGATGGCGTCTTTGCCGGTATTTCGCCGTATCGCGGGATCAGTTGGGCCAATGCCGGGTTCATCAACAAGGGTGAAGGGCTGGTGTATGACACGTTCTTCGATTTGTTCCATGCACGGGAAATGCGGAAGGCTTTTATGGAAGTAAGCAACGGCGGCTCTCCCGCATATGTGGTGAACTCGCACTATAACAGCGACCATGCCTGGGGAAACAAAGTGTTTGAAGATGCTTGCATTATTATGCACAAGGAAGCGTCCAGAGAGCGTCTCACCGAAAATATCGCCTGGATGGACAGCGTCATTAGAAGAGGAAAGAATTCTCCGGAATCGACTTCGGGCGAGCGGTTTTTTGCAGCGGAATTTGAAGGATTCGACCTGGAAGGCGTAGAATGGGTGCTCCCGAATATTGAGATAAAGGACGATATCAACATCCGTCTTGGAGATACGGAAGTTATGATTTACAACGTAGCTCCGGCCCACTCGGACAGTGACTTGCTGCTGTGGATGCCAAAAGAAAAAGTGCTGTTCGCCGGCGATGTCGTGTTTAACGGTTGTACGGCATACAGCGAAGAGGGAACCCTCAATTGGGTTAAAGTGCTTGATCGCATTATTGATGAAATTAAACCCGAAATCGTTGTTCCAGGACATGGCGCCATCTGCGGCCTGGACTTCGTGAAGGAGCAGAGAGACTACCTCCTGAATCTGATCAGCGAGTTCAACAAGCATTACAATGGCGAAATTGATTCCTTGTCCCTGACCAAGCAAATTGATATTTCCCGCTTTCTTCATTGGATTCAGCCAGAACGCTTGTATGTTACAGTGGATATCCTATTGAAAAGCAAACGAGGGTTACCACCCCTTCCAATTTGGAACGAGGTGCCTGCTAAGCTGGAAGACATGAAAGCTTTTTTGACCGGAAAATATGGCAATCAGATCAAGCCATGGGACCCTATGAGTGTTTGGCAAGAATAG